The proteins below are encoded in one region of Thermococcus sp.:
- a CDS encoding C69 family dipeptidase, which translates to MCDILVAAPEATKEGVTLFAKNSDREPNEAQVLELIPRRKHDEEKVKLTYVEFPQVKETYAVILSRPWWMWGAEMGVNEFELAIGNTAVFTKVKVPEKGITGMDMIRLALERTKSAKEALEFITGLVEHGLQGGNGSKNHKLYYFSSFIIADPKEAWVLETVGKEWVAKRIEGVYSISNALTIESDWDMASEGVEALARRGSFNFARHFSDRFYTHFAHGRERRAFTLRKLQEKESEITLEYMMSLLRSHSFEPYSPEKGSMRDICMHYGGLTRPSQTASSQISELGKGLHWFTGTSNPCLSVFKPVTFAGGLPDLGKEPTDRYDPETYWWRFEAFHRKFLTNYRAYIADFARERDRLQAEIIEKAGEIEKTPEDLRILTEWAFREEKILLERWEAILKPGRLPFLFGRAWKKVNEGAGLEL; encoded by the coding sequence ATGTGCGATATACTCGTGGCCGCCCCCGAGGCCACAAAGGAAGGTGTAACTCTCTTTGCCAAGAACAGCGACCGCGAGCCGAACGAGGCCCAGGTTTTGGAGCTAATCCCCAGGAGGAAGCACGATGAGGAGAAGGTAAAACTCACTTACGTCGAGTTCCCGCAGGTGAAGGAGACCTACGCGGTAATCCTCTCCCGCCCCTGGTGGATGTGGGGGGCCGAGATGGGCGTCAACGAGTTTGAACTCGCGATAGGGAACACGGCCGTCTTTACCAAGGTGAAGGTGCCCGAGAAAGGAATAACCGGCATGGACATGATACGCCTCGCACTGGAGAGGACAAAGAGCGCGAAAGAGGCGCTTGAGTTCATAACTGGCCTTGTTGAGCATGGCCTTCAGGGCGGGAACGGGAGCAAAAACCACAAACTCTACTACTTCAGCTCCTTCATAATAGCCGACCCAAAGGAGGCGTGGGTTCTCGAAACCGTCGGGAAGGAATGGGTTGCAAAGAGGATCGAAGGCGTTTATTCCATCTCCAACGCGCTCACAATAGAGAGCGACTGGGATATGGCATCGGAAGGCGTAGAGGCCCTCGCAAGAAGGGGTTCTTTCAACTTCGCGAGGCACTTCTCGGACAGGTTTTACACCCACTTCGCCCACGGGAGGGAGAGGAGGGCCTTCACGCTGAGGAAACTACAGGAGAAGGAGAGCGAGATAACGCTCGAGTACATGATGTCCCTCCTTCGCTCCCACTCTTTCGAGCCCTACAGCCCGGAGAAGGGTTCGATGAGGGACATATGCATGCACTACGGCGGCTTAACGAGGCCGTCCCAGACGGCTTCCTCGCAGATATCAGAACTCGGGAAGGGACTTCACTGGTTCACCGGCACCTCGAACCCGTGCCTCAGCGTATTCAAGCCGGTGACCTTTGCCGGGGGTCTTCCAGACCTTGGAAAGGAGCCGACCGATAGGTACGACCCGGAAACCTACTGGTGGCGCTTCGAGGCCTTCCACAGGAAGTTCTTGACCAATTACAGGGCCTACATAGCCGACTTCGCCCGCGAGAGGGACAGACTGCAGGCGGAGATAATCGAGAAGGCGGGGGAGATAGAGAAGACGCCCGAGGATCTAAGGATACTGACGGAGTGGGCCTTCAGGGAAGAGAAAATCCTCCTCGAAAGGTGGGAGGCCATCCTTAAACCCGGAAGGCTTCCCTTCCTCTTCGGCAGGGCCTGGAAAAAGGTCAACGAGGGGGCGGGGCTTGAACTGTAG
- a CDS encoding glycoside hydrolase family 1 protein, translated as MIRFPDGFLFGTATSSYQIEGDNRWSDWWYWAENGKLPHAGKACNSWELYERDIDLMAELGYRAYRFSIEWGRLFPEEGKPNEEALMRYQGIIDLLNEKGIVPMLTLHHFTLPTWFALKGGFEREENLEHWRSYVELIADNIEGVELVATFNEPMVYVVASYVEGMWPPFRKNPLKAERVAVNIIKAHAMAYKVLRGKFKVGIVKNRPHFVPASDSERDMKATEEIDYTFNRSMLDGILTGKFKGFMRTFDVPASGLDWLGMNYYNIMKVKALRNPLKRFAVEDANLGRKTDMGWSVYPRGIYEGLKAFSGYGLPLYVTENGIATLDDEWRKEFIVKHLQYVGRALEEGIDVRGYFYWSLLDNYEWAEGFRPRFGLIEVDYGTFERRPRESAYLYGEISKKGEISDEMLERYGLKEI; from the coding sequence ATGATCAGGTTTCCGGACGGTTTCCTCTTCGGGACGGCGACCTCTTCCTACCAGATAGAGGGCGACAACAGGTGGAGCGACTGGTGGTACTGGGCTGAGAATGGAAAGCTCCCTCACGCCGGCAAGGCCTGCAACTCGTGGGAGCTGTACGAGAGGGACATCGACCTGATGGCCGAGCTGGGCTACAGAGCCTACCGCTTTTCAATCGAGTGGGGCAGGCTCTTTCCGGAGGAGGGAAAGCCGAACGAGGAGGCGCTGATGCGCTACCAGGGGATAATCGACCTCCTCAACGAGAAAGGGATTGTCCCGATGCTCACGCTCCACCACTTCACGCTCCCGACGTGGTTCGCCCTCAAAGGCGGCTTCGAGAGGGAGGAGAACCTGGAACACTGGAGGAGCTACGTTGAGCTGATAGCTGACAACATCGAGGGCGTTGAGCTGGTGGCGACCTTCAACGAGCCGATGGTCTACGTTGTTGCTTCCTACGTCGAGGGCATGTGGCCGCCCTTCAGGAAGAACCCGCTGAAGGCCGAGAGGGTCGCGGTGAACATCATCAAGGCCCACGCCATGGCCTATAAAGTTCTCCGCGGGAAGTTCAAGGTTGGAATAGTCAAGAACCGCCCGCACTTCGTTCCGGCGAGCGACTCCGAGAGGGACATGAAGGCAACGGAAGAGATAGACTACACCTTCAACCGCTCCATGCTGGACGGAATCCTGACGGGGAAGTTCAAGGGGTTCATGAGAACCTTCGACGTCCCGGCGAGCGGCCTGGACTGGCTCGGGATGAACTACTACAACATTATGAAGGTCAAAGCCCTCAGAAACCCCCTCAAAAGGTTCGCCGTCGAGGACGCCAACCTGGGAAGAAAGACGGACATGGGCTGGAGCGTCTATCCGAGGGGCATCTACGAGGGGCTGAAGGCCTTCTCGGGCTATGGTCTTCCTCTCTACGTGACGGAGAACGGCATAGCAACGCTCGACGACGAATGGCGGAAGGAGTTTATCGTTAAGCACCTCCAGTACGTTGGCAGAGCATTGGAAGAGGGCATCGACGTCAGGGGGTACTTCTACTGGTCTCTGCTGGACAACTACGAGTGGGCTGAAGGTTTTAGACCGCGCTTCGGCCTCATCGAGGTGGACTACGGGACCTTCGAGCGGAGACCAAGGGAGAGCGCCTACCTCTACGGTGAAATCTCAAAGAAGGGGGAGATAAGCGACGAGATGCTGGAGAGATACGGGTTGAAGGAGATTTAA
- a CDS encoding PIG-L deacetylase family protein, with protein sequence MKPILLAKAKLRGVSPEEFREVLRETLGFDVDNPFEGVRKILCVQPHPDDCELAIGGTLVKLSRAGKDMTYLTLTDGSAGSREIPPEQLKEIRRREQERAAELIGVKKLLWLDYPDTRLPYSEKVREEILGIIRTEKPDLVLAPDPWLAYDVHPDHRNAGLLAGEAAFFSALPSVGEGKPWEVKLLGFYYTDNPNHVEDISDVLRLKLKALKAHESQFKQDWSSWEVFVKSVARFYGSLKGFKYGEGLRILPTVLFHANPLAGVL encoded by the coding sequence GTGAAGCCGATCCTCCTCGCCAAGGCCAAACTCAGGGGCGTTTCCCCGGAGGAGTTCCGGGAAGTGCTGAGGGAAACCCTGGGCTTCGACGTTGATAATCCCTTCGAAGGGGTCAGGAAAATCCTCTGCGTCCAGCCTCACCCCGATGACTGCGAGCTCGCCATCGGCGGGACTCTCGTCAAGCTCTCCCGGGCTGGGAAGGATATGACCTACCTGACCCTCACCGACGGCTCAGCCGGGAGCAGGGAGATTCCACCGGAACAGCTGAAGGAAATCAGAAGGAGGGAGCAGGAGAGGGCCGCTGAGCTGATAGGCGTTAAGAAGCTCCTCTGGCTCGACTACCCTGACACGAGGCTTCCCTACAGCGAGAAAGTCCGGGAGGAGATACTCGGAATAATACGCACCGAAAAACCCGACCTTGTCCTCGCCCCGGACCCGTGGCTGGCATACGACGTCCACCCCGACCACAGGAACGCTGGCCTTCTAGCCGGAGAGGCGGCCTTCTTCTCGGCCCTTCCGAGCGTTGGAGAAGGAAAACCGTGGGAGGTCAAGCTGCTTGGCTTCTACTACACGGACAACCCCAACCACGTGGAAGATATAAGCGACGTCCTCAGGCTCAAGCTTAAGGCCCTGAAGGCCCACGAGAGCCAGTTTAAACAAGATTGGAGCTCCTGGGAGGTCTTCGTGAAGAGCGTTGCCAGATTTTACGGCTCCTTGAAGGGCTTCAAGTACGGGGAGGGGTTAAGAATCCTCCCCACGGTTCTCTTCCACGCCAACCCGCTCGCGGGGGTGCTGTGA
- a CDS encoding MFS transporter gives VPNFILAPLFYFVAEEPKRGAGEEEVRKLIEMGYEYTYRLSWEAVRKSFRTKTNLLIFLQGLAGTVPWGVLMYWLVSFLIVTRGMEKDTATFVLLILGIATVIGTLVGGYVGDYFERKTPGGRALITGMAVFLGMIAAIGVIVYPLPPELSLEGWLALTVYSILFLQLVSFAGPNVTAIISQVNLPEDRGTVFGVFNIIDNVGKALGPLFGGFLIETLRKAGYTNAQAYEYTLIIGSLFWTLCAAVWLWIRHQYPKDREEVREILRKRAEELLGGGAE, from the coding sequence GTTCCCAACTTCATACTGGCACCGCTCTTCTACTTCGTAGCCGAGGAGCCGAAACGCGGCGCCGGCGAGGAAGAGGTCAGGAAGCTAATCGAGATGGGCTACGAGTACACCTACAGGCTCAGCTGGGAGGCCGTTAGAAAATCCTTCAGAACCAAGACCAACCTCCTGATCTTCCTCCAGGGGCTGGCCGGAACCGTCCCATGGGGCGTCCTCATGTACTGGCTCGTCTCCTTCCTCATCGTCACGAGGGGAATGGAGAAGGACACCGCGACATTCGTCCTGCTGATACTCGGAATAGCGACGGTCATAGGGACACTCGTCGGAGGCTATGTGGGGGACTACTTCGAGAGAAAAACTCCCGGAGGCAGGGCGCTGATAACGGGGATGGCAGTCTTTCTTGGTATGATAGCGGCGATTGGGGTCATAGTTTACCCGCTCCCGCCCGAGCTCTCCCTTGAGGGCTGGCTCGCACTGACGGTATACTCGATACTCTTCCTCCAGCTCGTCAGCTTTGCCGGGCCTAACGTCACCGCCATAATCTCCCAGGTTAACCTCCCCGAGGACAGGGGGACGGTCTTCGGGGTGTTCAACATCATAGACAACGTCGGAAAGGCCCTCGGCCCGCTCTTCGGAGGCTTCCTAATCGAGACGCTGAGAAAAGCGGGCTACACCAACGCCCAGGCCTACGAGTACACCCTCATAATAGGCTCCCTCTTCTGGACTCTCTGCGCTGCCGTGTGGCTCTGGATAAGGCATCAGTATCCAAAGGACAGGGAAGAGGTCAGGGAGATTCTCAGGAAACGTGCCGAGGAGCTCCTCGGGGGTGGAGCTGAGTGA
- a CDS encoding ATPase domain-containing protein, translated as MRISTGIAGLDKMLNGGLIPGRAYLVKGEPGLGKTTMSIQFLMAGVRNGEDVLYITLEESLDMVKSDMAKFGFDLDNPLFHGIDATPVGKKTHIFEGIYYNEFAENFEKFSRAVEEQIKEHKIRRVAVDPITMLKLTTKNELEYRRAFLEFLKVFTRYDVTVLITSSILGRDLEVEEYLTSGVIELRRYGVKGRMVKGIQILKLRGSPFDEDVRPYQFTDRGIEVYSSESLYAR; from the coding sequence ATGAGGATATCCACCGGAATAGCCGGGCTTGATAAGATGTTGAACGGCGGGTTGATTCCCGGGAGGGCGTACCTGGTAAAGGGAGAACCGGGACTCGGAAAGACCACGATGTCGATCCAGTTCCTCATGGCAGGCGTAAGGAACGGGGAAGACGTGCTCTACATAACCCTGGAGGAATCTCTAGACATGGTTAAGAGTGACATGGCAAAGTTTGGGTTTGACCTGGATAACCCTCTTTTCCATGGCATCGACGCAACCCCCGTCGGTAAGAAAACCCACATATTTGAGGGCATATATTACAACGAGTTCGCGGAGAACTTTGAAAAGTTCTCGAGGGCAGTGGAGGAACAGATAAAGGAACACAAAATTCGGAGAGTTGCCGTTGATCCCATAACTATGCTGAAGCTGACGACAAAAAACGAGCTCGAGTACAGACGGGCATTCTTAGAGTTCCTGAAGGTATTCACGAGGTACGATGTGACGGTGCTCATAACATCGAGCATTCTGGGGAGAGACCTTGAGGTCGAGGAATACCTCACCAGCGGGGTGATAGAGCTCAGAAGGTACGGTGTGAAGGGTAGGATGGTCAAAGGGATACAGATTTTGAAGTTGAGGGGAAGCCCCTTTGATGAAGATGTGAGGCCCTACCAGTTCACAGACAGGGGCATTGAGGTTTATTCTTCTGAGAGTCTGTACGCTAGGTGA